A DNA window from Oleomonas cavernae contains the following coding sequences:
- the trxA gene encoding thioredoxin TrxA has translation MSTKKVTDTSFATDVLGANGPVVVDFWAEWCGPCKQIGPSLEEISEELGAQVTVVKLNIDENPSTPARYGVRGIPTLMLFRDGKVAATKVGALPKGKIVEWINTSL, from the coding sequence ATGTCCACCAAAAAGGTGACCGACACTTCCTTCGCCACTGACGTGCTGGGCGCCAACGGCCCGGTCGTCGTCGATTTCTGGGCCGAGTGGTGCGGCCCCTGCAAGCAGATCGGCCCCAGCCTCGAGGAAATTTCCGAGGAACTGGGCGCCCAGGTCACGGTCGTCAAGCTGAACATCGACGAGAATCCCAGCACCCCGGCGCGCTATGGCGTGCGCGGCATCCCCACCTTGATGCTGTTCCGCGACGGCAAGGTGGCGGCGACCAAGGTCGGCGCGCTGCCCAAGGGCAAGATCGTCGAGTGGATCAACACCTCGCTCTGA
- a CDS encoding nuclear transport factor 2 family protein has protein sequence MALTTAAMDRKMDEHFAFEAADNVEGVLATLAPDVEHDIVGWPGGPVRGREGTRPFYETLFADLSGGGTTTLRRLYGPGFMVDESLWRGLAPGRPFGLEGHNRPLEFRLLHVVEFADNGDIARENVWLDLAAIIRQLPQP, from the coding sequence ATGGCACTGACGACCGCGGCGATGGACCGCAAGATGGACGAGCATTTCGCCTTCGAGGCAGCCGACAATGTCGAGGGGGTGCTGGCCACCCTGGCGCCCGATGTCGAACACGACATCGTCGGCTGGCCGGGCGGGCCGGTGCGGGGCCGCGAGGGCACACGCCCCTTCTACGAGACCCTGTTCGCCGACCTGTCCGGCGGCGGGACCACGACCCTGCGGCGCCTGTACGGTCCCGGTTTCATGGTCGACGAGTCGCTGTGGCGGGGCCTCGCGCCAGGTCGCCCCTTCGGCCTGGAAGGCCACAACCGCCCGCTCGAATTCCGCTTGCTGCACGTCGTCGAATTCGCCGACAACGGCGACATCGCGCGCGAGAATGTCTGGCTCGACCTCGCCGCGATCATCCGGCAACTGCCGCAGCCGTGA
- a CDS encoding TetR/AcrR family transcriptional regulator yields MPDTVKTGRWKQRRRTREDLLHATARLLKLGRKPSLEEVADAAQVSRATAYRYFPSVEALLVEAALDVAVPEPDELFAENQSADPVQRLEQVDGALHAMIAQNEVPLRLMLANALQQRAKGVEDGDLPVRQDRRTPLIKAALAPARGEFEPADLETLTAALALIVGTEAMVVFRDVLQLDDAQAQKVRRWAIRALVEAARSKPQGT; encoded by the coding sequence ATGCCGGATACCGTCAAGACCGGCCGCTGGAAGCAGCGCCGGCGCACCCGCGAGGACCTGCTTCACGCCACTGCCCGGTTGTTGAAGCTGGGCCGCAAGCCCAGCCTGGAGGAGGTCGCCGACGCGGCCCAGGTATCGCGGGCGACGGCCTATCGCTATTTCCCCAGCGTCGAGGCCCTGCTGGTCGAGGCGGCGCTGGACGTGGCGGTGCCCGAGCCCGACGAGCTGTTCGCCGAGAACCAAAGCGCCGATCCGGTGCAGCGGCTGGAGCAGGTCGACGGCGCGCTCCATGCCATGATCGCGCAAAACGAGGTGCCGCTGCGCCTGATGCTGGCCAATGCGCTGCAACAGCGGGCCAAGGGCGTCGAGGACGGCGACTTGCCGGTGCGCCAGGACCGCCGCACCCCCCTGATCAAGGCCGCCCTGGCCCCCGCGCGGGGCGAGTTCGAGCCGGCGGATCTGGAAACCCTGACCGCGGCCCTGGCTTTGATCGTCGGCACCGAGGCGATGGTGGTGTTTCGCGACGTCCTGCAACTGGACGACGCCCAGGCCCAGAAGGTGAGACGCTGGGCGATCCGCGCCCTGGTCGAGGCGGCCCGGAGCAAGCCACAGGGCACATGA
- a CDS encoding GMC family oxidoreductase, with translation MIGGSSAINAMISMRGQAADYDHWRQLGLSGWGYGDVLPCFKRLEDHFLGESQHHGVGGGWRIEAPRLSWAVLDAVRDAAVEMGVPRIDDFNTGDNEGVGYFHVNQKRGRRWSSARGFLEPALNRPNLALETGVLVEKLIIEGGRAVGVRYTRGGQAMEARAQASVVLCAGAVGSPQILQLSGIGPGEFLAPQGIEVILERPGVGRNLQDHLQQRAIYKVSGVKTLNETYHSLLGRGLMGLDYLIRRRGPLTMAPSQLGLFTKSDPGRERANIQFHVQPLSLDKFGDPLHPFPAITVSACNLRPTSRGEIRLRSADPTAAPVIAPHYLTTDDDRRVAADAIRVTRRLMTQPALARFHPGEYLPGPGVGDGDAALAKAAGDIGTTIFHPVGTAKMGRPEDPQAVVDERLSFIGLDGLRVIDASIMPTITSGNTNTPTAMIAEKGAAMLLEDGR, from the coding sequence GTGATCGGCGGCTCGTCCGCCATCAATGCCATGATCTCGATGCGCGGCCAGGCGGCCGACTATGATCACTGGCGGCAACTGGGCCTGAGCGGCTGGGGTTACGGCGATGTCCTGCCCTGCTTCAAGCGGCTGGAAGATCATTTCCTGGGGGAGAGCCAGCATCACGGCGTGGGCGGCGGCTGGCGCATCGAGGCGCCGCGCCTGTCCTGGGCAGTGCTGGACGCGGTGCGCGACGCCGCCGTCGAGATGGGTGTTCCGCGGATCGACGACTTCAACACCGGCGACAACGAGGGCGTCGGCTATTTCCATGTGAACCAGAAGCGCGGCCGGCGCTGGTCCTCGGCCCGCGGCTTCCTCGAGCCCGCGCTGAACCGGCCCAACTTGGCGCTTGAGACCGGCGTGCTGGTCGAGAAGCTGATCATCGAGGGCGGCCGCGCCGTGGGCGTGCGCTACACCCGGGGCGGCCAGGCGATGGAGGCCCGGGCCCAGGCCAGCGTCGTGCTGTGCGCCGGCGCCGTCGGCTCGCCACAGATCCTGCAACTGTCCGGCATCGGGCCGGGCGAATTCCTGGCCCCCCAGGGCATCGAGGTGATCCTCGAGCGGCCCGGCGTCGGCCGTAACCTGCAGGATCATTTGCAGCAGCGGGCGATCTACAAGGTCAGTGGGGTAAAAACCCTGAACGAGACCTATCATTCGCTGCTCGGGCGCGGGCTGATGGGCCTCGACTACCTCATCCGCCGGCGCGGGCCGCTGACCATGGCGCCCAGCCAGCTGGGCCTGTTCACCAAATCCGATCCCGGCCGCGAGCGGGCCAATATCCAGTTCCATGTCCAGCCCCTGTCGCTGGACAAGTTCGGCGATCCGTTGCATCCCTTCCCGGCGATCACCGTCAGCGCCTGCAACCTGCGCCCCACCTCGCGCGGCGAAATCCGCCTGCGCAGCGCCGATCCCACGGCAGCCCCTGTGATCGCCCCCCACTACCTGACCACCGACGACGACCGCCGCGTCGCCGCCGACGCCATCCGGGTGACGAGACGCCTGATGACACAGCCGGCACTGGCCCGTTTCCACCCCGGCGAATACCTGCCCGGCCCCGGCGTGGGCGACGGTGATGCCGCGCTGGCCAAGGCGGCGGGCGACATCGGCACCACCATCTTCCACCCCGTCGGCACCGCCAAGATGGGCAGGCCGGAGGACCCGCAAGCCGTGGTCGACGAGCGCCTTTCCTTCATCGGCCTCGACGGCCTGCGGGTGATCGATGCCTCGATCATGCCCACCATCACCTCGGGCAACACCAACACCCCCACCGCCATGATCGCCGAAAAGGGCGCCGCGATGCTCCTGGAGGACGGTCGGTGA
- a CDS encoding SOS response-associated peptidase: MCGRYLLKTPADELKELFALEGPLPNFGPRWNVAPTQEMPVVRRHPESGARVLSLLRWGLVPHWADDAGIATRLLHARAEGLETTRSYRDAYARRRCLVPADGFFEWQGEGKAKVPYAVARADGGPFAMAGLWEGWRGQDGTVIRSFTVVTTAANDDLRPVHPRMPVILAPADWPIWLGEVPADAAAMARLLAGAGPGEMRCWPVSSRVGNVRNDDAALFAPLAA; encoded by the coding sequence ATGTGCGGCCGCTATCTGCTGAAGACCCCGGCCGACGAGCTCAAGGAGCTGTTTGCTCTGGAAGGCCCGCTGCCCAATTTCGGGCCGCGCTGGAACGTGGCGCCGACCCAGGAGATGCCGGTGGTGCGGCGTCACCCGGAAAGCGGTGCCCGTGTCCTTTCCCTGCTGCGCTGGGGCCTGGTGCCTCATTGGGCGGACGATGCCGGCATCGCCACCCGCCTGCTTCACGCCCGCGCCGAAGGCCTGGAGACGACACGGTCCTATCGCGACGCCTATGCAAGACGGCGCTGCCTGGTCCCGGCCGACGGCTTCTTCGAATGGCAGGGCGAGGGCAAGGCCAAGGTGCCCTATGCCGTGGCCCGGGCCGACGGCGGCCCCTTCGCCATGGCCGGCCTGTGGGAAGGCTGGCGTGGCCAGGACGGCACCGTGATCCGCAGCTTCACCGTGGTGACCACCGCCGCCAATGACGATCTGCGTCCCGTCCACCCGCGCATGCCGGTGATCCTGGCGCCGGCCGACTGGCCGATCTGGCTGGGCGAGGTGCCGGCCGATGCCGCCGCCATGGCCCGCCTGTTGGCCGGGGCCGGTCCGGGCGAGATGCGCTGCTGGCCGGTCTCGTCCCGGGTCGGCAATGTCCGCAACGACGACGCGGCGCTGTTCGCGCCCCTCGCCGCCTGA
- a CDS encoding entericidin A/B family lipoprotein yields MKKLALIVLFGVAALVSACNTVEGVGRDVQGAGEAVSDTARTVKDKL; encoded by the coding sequence ATGAAGAAACTGGCCCTGATTGTTCTGTTCGGCGTGGCGGCGCTGGTCTCGGCCTGCAACACCGTCGAGGGTGTCGGCCGCGATGTGCAGGGCGCCGGCGAGGCGGTCTCGGATACCGCCCGCACGGTGAAGGACAAGCTCTGA
- a CDS encoding SDR family oxidoreductase encodes MTGTALITGGTKRIGAAIAERLGDAGFSLLLQTRDATQVDPAFLAHLRQRNINVDLVTLDLDDGARLAASLEGLFARHGDVSLVVNNASRFEPDDFASVSEASFLAHMRVNALAPLLILQAFARAIGQGAVINVLDAKLAWPHPDFLSYTLGKSALATITDLAARHYAPRIRVNGVAPGLTLISPFQDPARFAAEKGKLPLGASLGPEDIADAVAFLAQAPHITGQVIAVDGGERYLARQKDPSSPGG; translated from the coding sequence ATGACCGGCACGGCACTCATTACCGGCGGCACCAAACGCATCGGCGCGGCGATCGCGGAACGCTTGGGCGACGCGGGTTTCAGCCTGTTGCTGCAGACCCGCGACGCGACCCAGGTCGATCCCGCCTTCCTTGCGCATTTGCGGCAGCGCAACATAAATGTCGATCTGGTGACGCTCGACCTCGACGACGGTGCGAGACTCGCGGCGTCACTCGAGGGGCTGTTCGCCCGCCATGGCGATGTCAGCCTGGTCGTGAACAACGCCTCGCGCTTCGAACCCGACGATTTCGCCAGTGTCAGCGAAGCCAGCTTCCTGGCCCATATGCGGGTGAATGCCCTGGCCCCCCTGCTCATTCTCCAGGCCTTTGCCCGCGCCATCGGCCAGGGCGCGGTGATCAATGTGCTGGACGCCAAGCTGGCCTGGCCGCACCCCGATTTCCTGTCCTACACCCTGGGCAAGTCGGCGCTGGCCACCATCACCGACCTCGCCGCCCGCCACTACGCCCCCCGCATCCGGGTGAACGGCGTCGCCCCCGGCCTGACCCTGATCAGCCCCTTCCAGGATCCGGCGCGCTTCGCGGCCGAGAAGGGCAAGCTGCCGCTGGGCGCATCCCTGGGGCCTGAGGACATCGCCGATGCCGTGGCCTTCCTGGCCCAGGCCCCGCACATCACCGGCCAGGTCATCGCGGTCGACGGCGGCGAGCGCTACCTGGCCCGCCAGAAGGATCCGTCGAGCCCCGGCGGCTAG
- a CDS encoding fatty acid desaturase family protein has translation MGPPFDGRAASSEGTASRERPGLVEGRRLRAIIAPFQGSVNWRSYAQLASSFGPFLLLEVALYASLDLSYWLTLALAVPAAGFVVRIFIIQHDCGHGSFMATPAANALVGRLCSLVTMTPYDNWRRQHAGHHVVWNDLDHRDSGIDLYSTCITLEEYRALRPWARWRYRLMQNPLIALLLLPPLVFMVIYRLPFDTPRSWIKERLSVHFTNLALLLTVAGLAFWQGLGAVLLVQVPVMAFAAIVGVWLFSLQHRYENVHWSRRADWDATRAAIEGTSYLKLPWLLDWFTGHIGFHAMHHLNSRIPNYRLARAHAALAAVTPLPPPLLLGAALSASRYAVWDEANNRMIRFPRLQDRPPAAS, from the coding sequence ATGGGACCGCCCTTTGACGGTCGTGCGGCATCGAGCGAGGGGACGGCGAGCCGGGAACGCCCCGGCCTCGTCGAAGGCCGGCGCCTGCGCGCGATCATCGCCCCGTTCCAGGGCTCGGTGAACTGGCGCAGCTACGCCCAGCTCGCGTCCAGCTTCGGGCCGTTCCTGCTGCTCGAGGTCGCGCTCTACGCCAGCCTCGACCTCTCCTACTGGCTGACCCTGGCCCTGGCGGTGCCGGCGGCCGGCTTCGTCGTGCGCATCTTCATCATCCAGCACGATTGCGGCCACGGCTCGTTCATGGCCACGCCCGCGGCCAACGCCCTGGTGGGCCGGCTGTGCAGCCTGGTCACCATGACGCCCTACGACAATTGGCGGCGCCAGCATGCCGGCCATCATGTCGTGTGGAACGACCTCGATCACCGCGACAGCGGCATCGACCTCTATTCGACCTGCATCACCCTCGAGGAATATCGCGCCCTGCGGCCCTGGGCGCGCTGGCGCTACCGCCTGATGCAGAACCCGCTGATCGCGCTGCTCTTGTTGCCGCCGCTGGTCTTCATGGTCATCTACCGCCTGCCGTTCGACACGCCGCGGAGCTGGATCAAGGAACGCCTCAGTGTTCACTTCACCAACCTGGCGCTCCTGCTGACCGTCGCCGGCCTCGCCTTCTGGCAGGGCCTGGGCGCCGTGCTGCTGGTCCAGGTGCCGGTCATGGCCTTCGCCGCCATCGTCGGCGTCTGGCTGTTCTCGCTGCAGCACCGCTATGAAAACGTCCATTGGAGCCGGCGGGCCGATTGGGATGCCACCCGTGCCGCGATCGAGGGTACCTCGTACCTGAAGCTGCCCTGGCTGCTCGACTGGTTCACCGGCCATATCGGCTTTCACGCCATGCACCACCTCAATTCGCGCATCCCCAACTACCGCCTGGCCCGCGCCCATGCCGCCCTGGCCGCGGTCACGCCGCTGCCGCCGCCCCTGCTGCTGGGCGCGGCCCTGAGCGCCTCGCGCTATGCCGTGTGGGACGAGGCCAACAACCGCATGATCCGCTTTCCCCGGCTGCAAGACCGCCCACCCGCCGCCAGCTGA